A stretch of the Streptomyces sp. 1331.2 genome encodes the following:
- a CDS encoding winged helix-turn-helix transcriptional regulator: MATAENVTEPMASWDPYTRGCPSRDLLDQIGSKWAVLVLGELGKHGACRFTRLRQRLAGVSEKMLTQTLRTLERDGLVRRTVYPEVPPHVEYDLTPLGQTLRGPLRVLTQWSVEHVGEVLAARQEYDVRAEGTA; this comes from the coding sequence ATGGCGACCGCCGAGAATGTGACGGAGCCCATGGCGTCATGGGACCCGTACACGCGCGGCTGCCCCTCGCGCGACCTGCTCGACCAGATCGGCAGCAAGTGGGCGGTGCTCGTGCTGGGAGAACTCGGCAAGCACGGAGCCTGCCGGTTCACCCGGTTGCGGCAGCGGCTGGCCGGAGTGAGCGAGAAGATGCTCACCCAGACGCTGCGCACGCTCGAACGCGACGGACTGGTCCGGCGGACCGTGTATCCCGAGGTGCCGCCCCACGTCGAGTACGACCTGACCCCCCTCGGTCAGACCCTGCGGGGACCACTGCGCGTACTCACCCAGTGGTCGGTGGAGCACGTCGGCGAAGTCCTTGCCGCACGTCAGGAGTACGACGTTCGCGCCGAGGGCACCGCCTGA
- a CDS encoding SDR family oxidoreductase translates to MSIVVTGASGQLGRLTVEALLRRGVPAADIVATGRDTARIEDLGHRGVVVRRADFAEPDSLAAAFQGADRLLLVSTTTVDERSANHRRAVDAAVAAGVSLVAYTSMTQADTATSILARTHRATEEYLREREVPSTLLRNSWYLENYTAQLPLFRRSGTVIGAAGTGRISAASRADYAEAAAVVLTTEGHAGAVYELGADEAFTLAELAEAVSAATGEPIAYTDLPADRLSEALTGVGLPAELAHVLADADLGMSRGELYTGSGDLSRLIGRPATALSDAIAAALR, encoded by the coding sequence ATATCCATCGTCGTCACCGGAGCCTCAGGCCAGTTGGGCAGGCTCACCGTCGAGGCGCTGCTGCGGCGCGGAGTCCCGGCCGCGGACATCGTCGCGACCGGACGGGACACCGCACGCATCGAAGACCTCGGCCACCGCGGCGTCGTGGTGCGCCGGGCGGACTTCGCGGAGCCGGACAGCCTCGCGGCGGCGTTCCAGGGAGCGGACCGGCTGCTGCTGGTGTCCACCACCACCGTGGATGAGCGGTCGGCCAACCACCGCCGGGCCGTCGACGCGGCAGTGGCGGCCGGCGTGTCGCTGGTGGCGTACACGAGCATGACGCAGGCCGACACGGCGACCAGCATCCTGGCCCGCACCCACCGCGCCACCGAGGAGTACCTGCGCGAACGCGAGGTCCCCAGCACACTGCTGCGCAACAGCTGGTACCTGGAGAACTACACCGCTCAACTGCCCCTGTTCCGCCGGAGCGGGACGGTGATCGGAGCCGCGGGCACGGGCAGGATCAGCGCCGCATCACGCGCCGACTACGCGGAGGCCGCCGCCGTCGTGCTGACCACCGAGGGCCACGCGGGCGCGGTGTACGAGCTGGGTGCGGACGAGGCGTTCACCCTGGCCGAGCTGGCGGAGGCGGTCTCGGCGGCCACCGGGGAGCCGATCGCCTACACCGATCTGCCCGCGGACCGGCTCAGCGAGGCGCTGACCGGGGTCGGCCTGCCCGCCGAACTGGCGCACGTCCTCGCCGACGCCGACCTCGGGATGAGCCGCGGCGAGCTGTACACGGGATCCGGCGACCTCAGCCGCCTGATCGGCCGGCCGGCCACTGCCCTGTCCGACGCTATCGCCGCCGCGCTGCGCTGA
- a CDS encoding superoxide dismutase, translating into MAADRHFVYASSIGDGTVYRGRPGATTLEPFLPAGQDGRTQAAGIKITGNRLLVAGAFSGRFFVYSTSGRLVAAYTVPETGEQTLVNDAAVAPNGDVYITDSLRAVVYRIPAAEVDGPATGAHRTLRVAYHLPDYVAGQSNGNGITTAPDGTSLIIGYWYSGALYRLDLTTGGVRMIDAPPLPSADGIVRQGNTLYVARSVNNEVTELRLSAGSTRAVVVSERTFPGADTTTGVAVSGGRLLVTNSQMDTYLYGEPLTSPAFTIESLPLR; encoded by the coding sequence GTGGCGGCCGACCGCCACTTCGTCTACGCCAGCAGCATCGGCGACGGCACCGTCTACCGGGGACGCCCCGGGGCGACCACGCTCGAACCCTTCCTGCCGGCCGGCCAGGACGGCCGCACCCAGGCCGCCGGCATCAAGATCACCGGCAACCGCCTGCTGGTCGCCGGCGCGTTCAGCGGGCGCTTCTTCGTCTACAGCACTTCCGGGAGGCTCGTCGCGGCCTACACCGTTCCTGAGACCGGCGAACAGACCCTCGTCAACGACGCGGCCGTGGCTCCCAACGGTGACGTCTACATCACCGACTCGCTGCGCGCCGTGGTCTACCGGATTCCGGCCGCCGAGGTGGATGGCCCCGCCACCGGCGCCCACCGGACCCTGCGGGTGGCCTACCACCTGCCGGACTACGTGGCCGGCCAGTCCAACGGTAACGGCATCACCACCGCCCCCGACGGCACGTCGCTGATCATCGGCTACTGGTACAGCGGCGCCCTCTACCGGCTCGACCTCACCACCGGCGGTGTTCGCATGATCGACGCACCGCCGCTGCCCAGCGCCGACGGCATCGTCCGGCAAGGAAACACCCTGTACGTCGCGCGTTCGGTGAACAACGAGGTCACCGAACTGCGACTGTCCGCCGGGAGCACCCGGGCAGTCGTCGTCTCCGAACGCACCTTCCCAGGCGCCGACACCACCACCGGCGTCGCCGTGAGCGGGGGCCGGCTGCTGGTGACCAACTCCCAGATGGACACCTACCTCTACGGCGAACCGCTGACCAGCCCGGCCTTCACCATCGAGAGCCTGCCGCTGCGCTGA
- a CDS encoding TetR-like C-terminal domain-containing protein, whose product MAALGRAYRAGALGEPNFYSIMFGEAVPGFTPDEEARAGAAASLDVLREAARDCVRAGVLRADTDVDEVTDVLWAAAHGVISLERGGHFPAPLGEQRFRTTTAAALSPFLP is encoded by the coding sequence CTGGCCGCCCTCGGACGCGCCTACCGCGCGGGCGCCCTGGGCGAGCCCAACTTCTACAGCATCATGTTCGGCGAGGCCGTACCCGGCTTCACACCGGACGAAGAAGCCCGCGCGGGCGCGGCAGCCAGCCTGGACGTGCTGCGCGAAGCGGCCCGCGACTGCGTGCGGGCAGGCGTCCTGCGGGCGGACACCGACGTCGACGAGGTCACCGACGTCCTGTGGGCGGCAGCCCATGGAGTGATCAGCCTCGAACGCGGCGGCCACTTCCCGGCCCCGCTGGGCGAACAACGCTTCCGCACCACGACCGCCGCCGCGCTCTCACCCTTCCTGCCCTGA
- a CDS encoding aminoglycoside phosphotransferase family protein, with protein MTETIADTRPAIDAALVRRLVDAQFPHWAALPLELLDPAGSDHVIYRLGEELSVRLPRHLGAVGQARKESEWLPRLAPHLPLAVPVPVGVGEPDFGYPWPWSVSRWLDGEVASVEALADSSEAAVELAGFLDVLQRFEPDRIQARGAREDLTARPLVARDRATRAAIAAVDGAFDGAAMTELWDAAIGAPGWDGPPVWFHGDFHTGNLLTVDGRLSAVIDFGGLGIGDPACDMMIAFTLMSAGSRAAFRAALGVDDATWIRGRGWALATALNAYTCYAAVNPRVAAQTTRQITEALIG; from the coding sequence GTGACCGAGACGATCGCGGACACCCGCCCTGCGATTGATGCCGCACTGGTCAGGCGCCTGGTCGATGCGCAGTTCCCGCACTGGGCCGCACTGCCTCTGGAACTGCTCGATCCGGCCGGCTCGGACCATGTGATCTACCGGTTGGGCGAGGAGTTGTCCGTCCGCCTGCCCCGTCACCTCGGCGCCGTCGGGCAGGCCCGCAAGGAGTCCGAGTGGCTGCCGCGACTCGCCCCGCACCTGCCGCTGGCAGTCCCGGTGCCGGTGGGGGTGGGGGAGCCCGACTTCGGCTATCCGTGGCCGTGGTCGGTGTCCCGCTGGCTGGACGGCGAGGTGGCGAGCGTCGAGGCGCTGGCCGATTCGTCCGAGGCCGCCGTCGAACTGGCCGGCTTCCTGGATGTTCTTCAGCGGTTCGAGCCCGACCGGATCCAGGCTCGGGGGGCGCGCGAGGATCTCACGGCCCGGCCGCTGGTCGCACGGGATCGGGCGACGCGGGCCGCCATCGCGGCGGTCGACGGCGCGTTCGACGGCGCGGCCATGACCGAGTTGTGGGACGCGGCGATCGGCGCCCCCGGATGGGATGGTCCTCCGGTCTGGTTCCACGGCGACTTCCACACCGGCAACCTGCTGACCGTCGACGGCCGCCTCAGCGCGGTCATCGACTTCGGCGGGCTCGGCATCGGGGATCCGGCCTGCGACATGATGATCGCCTTCACCCTGATGTCGGCCGGTAGCCGGGCCGCTTTCCGCGCCGCGCTCGGCGTGGACGACGCTACCTGGATCCGAGGCCGCGGCTGGGCCCTGGCCACGGCCCTCAATGCCTACACCTGCTACGCCGCCGTCAACCCTCGGGTCGCCGCGCAGACCACCCGTCAGATCACGGAGGCCCTCATCGGGTAG
- the thpR gene encoding RNA 2',3'-cyclic phosphodiesterase: MDVPPEPSTLRVFVALAPPDDAKDELARFLQPAYARYPRLRWNRIEDWHITLAFLGELPSTAVPLLRSVLAGRAASHPALQLRLRGGGHFDERLLWSGIDGDLEGLHLLAADVREQVRSCGIEFGDRVLRPHLTLARSRRDDSTSVPQAAAGLTGFVGRPWRTERLHLVGSNFGRGPGPIRYRDIEAWRFATT, encoded by the coding sequence GTGGACGTTCCCCCCGAACCTTCGACCCTCCGTGTCTTCGTGGCCCTGGCTCCGCCCGACGACGCCAAGGACGAGTTGGCCCGCTTCCTGCAGCCCGCTTACGCCAGGTACCCGCGGCTGCGGTGGAACCGGATCGAGGACTGGCACATCACCCTGGCCTTCCTCGGTGAACTGCCCTCCACGGCAGTGCCGTTGCTCCGGTCGGTGCTGGCCGGCCGGGCGGCGTCGCACCCCGCCCTGCAGCTGCGCCTGCGCGGGGGCGGCCACTTCGACGAGCGACTGCTGTGGAGCGGGATCGACGGAGACCTGGAGGGACTGCACCTGCTCGCCGCCGACGTCCGGGAGCAGGTCAGGTCCTGCGGGATCGAGTTCGGCGACCGCGTGCTGCGGCCCCATCTGACTCTCGCGCGATCCCGTCGCGACGATTCCACCAGCGTGCCGCAGGCTGCGGCCGGGCTCACCGGGTTCGTGGGCCGCCCGTGGCGGACCGAGCGTCTCCACCTGGTCGGCAGCAACTTCGGTCGCGGCCCCGGGCCGATCCGCTACCGCGACATCGAGGCGTGGCGATTCGCCACGACCTGA
- a CDS encoding alpha/beta hydrolase family protein, whose product MCPSTPSNRPTVRMASALALLAALGLTTACGSGGKAESAPAAGHAALLVESAPATASASPSSSGSPTAPGDHQVSFVVNGTTTYGTLHIPQSSGSTKVPAALLLPGSGPTDRDGNQPPQLMPDTLADIAQLMGDDGIMTLRYDKYGTGQTGLGVHASDPGSLDLNSFVQQATAAYQFLAGQPGADPQKLLIAGHSEGALIALEVERNAKPAPAGLALLEPQDERLLDLVTLQVDQQVDAAVSAGQLGPAEASTVKTAVTSGVTSIRAGSPADTTDLPGPIATVFQSLNANLAFARTDDAVYPPDVAAKVPSGTKVMVTCGTADTQVPCSTTDPLVNALKSAGTGGPGLVTLPDVTHLLQPAGSPATTDTLAPAAQQAIHTFDQLWH is encoded by the coding sequence ATGTGCCCGTCCACACCCTCGAACCGCCCGACCGTCCGGATGGCCTCCGCGCTCGCCCTGCTCGCCGCGCTGGGCCTGACCACCGCCTGCGGTTCCGGCGGCAAGGCCGAGTCCGCCCCGGCCGCCGGCCACGCCGCCTTGCTGGTCGAGTCGGCCCCGGCGACCGCCTCGGCGTCCCCGTCCTCCTCCGGATCGCCCACGGCCCCGGGTGACCACCAGGTGTCCTTCGTCGTCAACGGCACCACCACCTACGGCACCCTGCACATCCCGCAGAGCTCCGGCAGCACCAAGGTGCCGGCCGCACTGCTGCTGCCCGGCAGCGGGCCCACGGACCGCGACGGCAACCAGCCCCCGCAGCTGATGCCCGACACCCTCGCCGACATCGCCCAGCTCATGGGCGACGACGGCATCATGACCCTGCGGTACGACAAGTACGGCACCGGACAGACCGGTCTCGGCGTCCACGCGAGCGACCCGGGCAGCCTCGACCTGAATTCCTTCGTCCAACAGGCCACTGCCGCCTACCAGTTCCTCGCGGGCCAGCCCGGTGCCGACCCGCAGAAGCTCCTCATCGCCGGCCACAGCGAGGGCGCCCTGATCGCCCTGGAGGTCGAGCGGAACGCCAAGCCCGCCCCCGCCGGTCTGGCGCTCCTGGAGCCCCAGGACGAGCGCCTGCTCGACCTCGTCACCCTTCAGGTGGACCAGCAGGTGGACGCCGCCGTCTCCGCCGGACAGCTCGGCCCCGCCGAGGCCTCCACCGTCAAGACCGCCGTCACCAGCGGGGTGACGAGCATCCGCGCCGGCAGCCCCGCCGACACCACGGACCTGCCCGGGCCGATCGCGACGGTGTTCCAGAGCCTCAACGCCAACCTGGCCTTCGCCCGCACCGACGATGCGGTGTACCCGCCGGACGTCGCGGCCAAGGTGCCGTCCGGCACCAAGGTCATGGTGACCTGCGGCACCGCCGACACCCAGGTGCCCTGCTCGACCACCGACCCCCTCGTCAACGCCCTCAAGTCGGCCGGCACCGGCGGACCCGGCCTGGTCACCCTCCCCGACGTCACCCACCTCCTCCAGCCGGCCGGCTCGCCCGCCACCACCGACACCCTCGCCCCGGCGGCCCAGCAGGCCATCCACACCTTCGATCAACTCTGGCATTGA
- a CDS encoding DUF6296 family protein, whose protein sequence is MDRPRRYAVTLPGTPGRHGPPEVLVVHPTGEFTAAGVPVYADETGTFRVAIEGEAARPLTALPGPGHHPCLHAVPLPG, encoded by the coding sequence ATGGACAGACCCCGGCGCTACGCCGTCACCCTGCCCGGAACCCCCGGCCGGCACGGGCCACCCGAGGTCCTCGTCGTCCACCCCACCGGCGAGTTCACCGCTGCCGGGGTGCCGGTGTACGCGGATGAGACGGGCACCTTCCGGGTGGCGATCGAAGGGGAGGCGGCGAGGCCGCTCACCGCGCTCCCGGGGCCCGGCCACCACCCCTGCCTTCACGCCGTGCCACTGCCCGGGTAG